The Aedes albopictus strain Foshan chromosome 2, AalbF5, whole genome shotgun sequence region ATACTAGTATCGGGCACTGCAGTGTGTAATTCTTAAAATTGCTTTAGTCACATTATTTACAATATGAGAAGTATTTGCCAGCGTTTTACACGTACTCCCTGTAAGCGTTCTGAATAAATTATTTGCTTCATTAAAACAATATTCCATTGGACATCACATTTCTATGTTTTGCGTAATTCATAGGTATACCACCTTGATCTGGTTTTAGCTTGAACTGACGACGATTAGCTTGAACTTACAGATAGTAAACGAAAGACCAATAGAATATATTGAAAACGAAAAAGCAAACCGGAAACACAAATCTCGACCGCTTGTCTATCCAGATGGCAATTTCCTGCGGAGTCATCGTTGTCCATCCGTTACCATTTATATTGGACTGTtcgttaattttgctcaaatcgGTGGTCGAGCCCGAGGTGTCTTCAATTTTGATCGATACGTTTCCATTGCGGTTGTCAACGGAGTCTGCATGCGAAGTCGTGATGATTGGAAGCAGGGAATTGGTCTTCGATGGGAAGGACTAAAATTGTAGATAAGAAAATTAGACAGGAGATTTGAATTTACAGTCTTTGAATAACATACATGAACCGTCAGATAATTGTTGTAGGAGTTATTCGAAGCCGTAATCGTTGACTGCGCATCCAAGCTTGTGCATGAGTGAGACTTTTGCAGATTTCCGTTGGCATTCTTCCTCGATGGGACCGGTGTGAACGTCGACTTCAGAATGTACTTGCTGTTCTTCTTCTTCAGTTCGACATTTTTCTGCCTTCGCCAGATGGTGTTGACGAAGGCAAACTCCACCAGGCTTCCAAAGATGAAACCCGTGCAGCCGAGGAACCAGATTTCCGACGCTTTGATGTAGCTAACCTTGGGCAGTGTTTTGCCCTGTGCCGATGCAAGTGTGATGAACGTCAACATCGTGCTGGTTCCGAGCGTTATCCGAGGAGCAGATTGGTCGGCCTGAAGCCAGAAAGTGACCCACGAGATCGCTACCAACATTATCGAGGGGATGAAGTAGTCCATCAGGTAGAAGCCCATTTCACGGGCTAGATGGACGGTGAAGCTTAGGGAGCTGTAGTTGCCAGCTGAGGAACACAAAATGTGCATTAATATTGCAAAATTGGTATAGTAAGTGCTTCAACTAAAACAAAGTTTATAATGTTATAGTAAATTAGTTAATGGTATATGGTTAGCCGTAAATGGTTTTAGTCTTACAAGTCTTATACATGTAGTGGTTCTTAGCATTTTAGTGGTGTATTTAACCAAATTACTCAGAGCATATCATTATTCAGAATAGTGTATGATGTGTATGATTGATGCCAGGAAATATTTCCTAAGAATTTTTTTAAAACTCTGAACAGTTCAGTATTCTGTATTCTTCAGAACTCggtattttgcagaaatttgtaaGTGTATCACAGAACTCTGGATTTTACAAAACTCCAAATACTTCATAAATCTCAATCGAACACAACTCTGAAAATTTCAAGATTCAGGATTTTTCATAAACTACAAGTTTTTTggaaattcaaattcaaaaaatactTTAGAACTTAGGATTCTTCAGAATCCACAATTCTTCTACTCTTTGAACACTTCAAAAGTCTGCATTCTTCCAAATTCAAGCATACTTCCAGGCCCTGAATACTTCTGAACTCTATTTTCTTCAGAACCCAGATATCCAAATTTTTCGAACAGAACTCTAGgctttattttaatgtagataagactagaaattcttacaaaacttAAACATTTGGGAGTTTAAGCGTATTAAGTCAATTCTCTGTGCTGTTACGGTCGTCATGTCAGAGATGGGAGCAATCACTTAGaaagatttacactcacttgGTATCTTTTCAATTAAGTATCTATCAAAAACAgcgtattgaccaatccaaatttctgtgtggtagtggtttgtgttcagattttccgtgtttatttatttatttacatagatatatttatttatttttatttatttatttacatcgtCTTCAGGTTACCTGTACAGACTGTATAACTTAATATTATGGTTTGTTTAAATCTAAGATGCGGCTTAAGGCAAAAACACAGGACTATAGCACTCAGTTTACAATTCATCATTATTGTTCATCAAATTCATATTAGAACTAAAACAAACACATCACATTAACAAATATCAATAAAGTTAACAAATCATTTTTCAAGAACAATAACTGCAGATTATACGGGTTTTGCAATCATACAACTATACATATATTGGTTTCATATACATTTCGATTTTGAGCATTAAATTGTTTCATTCCTCAGCGCTGGTGGCATCCATGGATCATTGTTCCTACGAACAAACTCTCGAAATTTTATTCCGCGTGGCCAGGTTGTTGCAGTCATGGCTAGCAGCTTCCAACGGTTGGCTAACACAATTTTAAATGAAATGTAATCCAGTTCATCGCAATTTTTATAACGAGGAACTAATTTTGTTACTTTCAAACACTCGGGTTCTGGAGCACAAAGAGACTGCGATACCAACAGAGCAATGTCGTTTTCTGTCACCCGTCGGTCGATATTCGTTAAAAGCAGCGAAAACGACTCATTAGAAGTGTGCTCAGGCGAGTGCGACTGCGAGCTATTGGGCATACATACACTTGTATTGTTTGGCGGTTGGTGCGGTGAGTTGATTGGTGTTGAGCTGAGACGTGTTGAATGCCGTTGTGCGGTTGCAGATGACGTGGATGATGTGATAGCAATAGACAATTTAGTGATCGAATTGTTCATTATTCCAATTTGTGATTTTATTTCCTCTAGATCGGCTGTAAACGAGCTATCTGACGGTAGAGCCTTGGTAGTTTCAGGAATGCGATCTCTGGCATCACGGAACTCGAATATGCATTCGTCACATATCCAAACGATATTTTTGGATAGTGAACACAATTGGTCCTCAGTTATAGCTGCACACGTAGCGTGGAACTTTTTAGCGCATCTCCCCTCACAAACAGTGTAAAGACAGTTCAAAGTATCAATGTCTGTGGAGCATTTCTTACACTGGTTATCCATTACGTTTGGCTGTAACTCACTTGTGGCTTCAACAAAATTACACTTATTTATTTAATAATTCCGGTATCCTTGTAAGTCCAAATACTTAGTTCGTTTACACACAGGTCAAGTACAGAAGCACTAAGCAGTAAGAACTTGAATGATGAATATATTCAGTATATTTCACGTAGAAATAAGTTCGAAATCGGAGCAATACAATAGCGTTAGACTCAAGCGAACCATGCAGATGCAGATATGTTatgtgttaatctatctgtaagaactttgtaaacatcttttgttctcacgtatatggataggcttgcattaggtttcgtgagacattttttggacaactcaatggagcacttttaccttgtagttctatctaaaactttgccgaataaagtaggagtcgcacacgcataccaaagtcacgAGAGAGGGATACGAAGGCGAGTCTCCACGAGATGAATATAAATTACACTCACATTGTAAAGAGTCGCTTTCAACACTCTGTCACGATTTTGGTGTGCGTGTGCAATCGTTTCTTTATAcggcaaagttttagaaaaaCTATGAgttaaaagtgctccatacactgttttttgatagcatgcttctgagctgagaaaataggtaaatccaacggaagctaacgatacctccgcatctggtggcaggaacgAGAACCCTATAAAAACGTGACTCcccaaaatttcacatggcgcagcataggcaaagtgcacttttttcactttttcgtatcgaataggctcctaaagtcctatcaggattcttgttttaaaccacatggtttaagagtacatatttactcattttttgacgtttttattaaccgtagttgaaaatatataatttttatttttttagccttttgtctcgtccctagcttataacacatactttgagtgatttttttcaccgtgtatgtcagataggaacatttttgaaatcccagtgcgaaaaatgtcgagctcagtcacacaaggttgaactcaaatgtcaaagtagaactatttaccattttacttatttcgaaatttctcattattcctttgtttttcaagttcgagtaaagtacaattccgattagaacaccatgcttgatcgtattattcaatataagcgagatttcgtctttaattttaggaccctattccgcatcgtagagaaacaaacgagcactttttggaaagaaaatttacttctctttcagatgcgcttaaatccggtaggtacttacgaacaatttatgtgattgatttgaggagctcttgctatgcctccggcgggcgatcttccggattttttgttagctggccaatccggtgtctgtcggcatgggcatcaagaatgatgataatggaagccattaccaatggaaaatagcaactaccaaggcaaaatattagttcatttttaagacgaaaaattgaatttttgatgtaaacaaacgattttctcctcatgtcgcctagcgcctctacaattgggggtcattcgaattcttctataccaagtgagtgtaactctttctaAGTAAATGTTCCCATTCCggacatggcgaccgtaacagcACAGCATCGACATTTTTTATAGCCTAATATTTAGAAAGAGCTCATTTTCCTTAGTAAAACAGGATTTTGCCACTGATGGAACTGAGGTTGATTTAAaaggaaaatttcgttgaaaattcggTTGCAATAATGGTCAGAGACATTCCGGTGAGCTTTTAAGGAAATACTGTTttgattcaaacattttttttagaaattctagtggaatcctcggaatattttctttcattcaaATAACTCCAGAACTTAGAAAGGATTCTCAAAACCAAAGTCTGCTGGCATGGAGGAGTTTGTAGTGATATTCCGGAAGAAAATaatggaggaatcgccgaaggagtTCCCGGGGAGATCAAGGAAGGAGTTCAaagaaaaatcccggaaaaatctcttggaggaattctggaaggcttTAATGCAGAAATCTCAgacgaaattcttggacaaaatcctgcaagaatttcttggggGAAACTCGCAAGGTTTCACAGAGTTCacagaaaaaaacttctagaggaattttgtatgaaaattctaaaagaatcccgaaaaacattcctggtagaatttctggatctGGATCTTGGTAAAATGAATTATTTGGCATAAATCGTTAATTTAGACGatataattgaccaattaacactTTGATTGCTTTAAACAACTATTTCCATGATTcatggcttgcagttaaaaaagctCAATATCacacattttgccctataaattcagatatagctcaaaattgtgacgtgctggagcaattcTGAGCTCTAATTCGGATTCGgtgacccaaaatctgtcagagatacaTAAGTTCGCTTTTGAGACAAACAATGTTTCGCTTCGTCTGTTATGAAGAATGCGAAAAATCACCTTCTTCCCACCCTATTCTAGGCACTGACCTgccaggaattttttttaaaatcaccATTGAATTCTCAAATAATTTACGTCAATGTCACGCCAAAGTTGATCCATAGTATATTCTTTGGAATTcatcaaaattttccacagaatgTGTATGGTAATCCCAGCAGAATCAGATATCCAAATTTTTCGAACAGAACTCTAGgctttattttaatgtagataagactagaaattcttacaaaacttAAACATTTGGGAGTTTAAGCGTATTAAGTCAATTCTCTGTGCTGTTACGGTCGTCATGTCAGAGATGGGAGCAATCACTTAGaaagatttacactcacttgGTATCTTTTCAATTAAGTATCTATCAAAAACAgcgtattgaccaatccaaatttctgtgtggtagtggtttgtgttcagattttccgtgtttatttatttatttacatagatatatttatttatttttatttatttatttacatcgtCTTCAGGTTACCTGTACAGACTGTATAACTTAATATTATGGTTTGTTTAAATCTAAGATGCGGCTTAAGGCAAAAACACAGGACTATAGCACTCAGTTTACAATTCATCATTATTGTTCATCAAATTCATATTAGAACTAAAACAAACACATCACATTAACAAATATCAATAAAGTTAACAAATCATTTTTCAAGAACAATAACTGCAGATTATACGGGTTTTGCAATCATACAACTATACATATATTGGTTTCATATACATTTCGATTTTGAGCATTAAATTGTTTCATTCCTCAGCGCTGGTGGCATCCATGGATCATTGTTCCTACGAACAAACTCTCGAAATTTTATTCCGCGTGGCCAGGTTGTTGCAGTCATGGCTAGCAGCTTCCAACGGTTGGCTAACACAATTTTAAATGAAATGTAATCCAGTTCATCGCAATTTTTATAACGAGGAACTAATTTTGTT contains the following coding sequences:
- the LOC109397521 gene encoding pH-sensitive chloride channel 2-like isoform X2, with the protein product MRHRKNKANNQDGMKRQSCKVFCTSRLHHLHPSSLMKNFGRRNRLTRIATVSVRTMAQPVDAENGTKLPVQVYARAYIYFLQNLEAHDLQFKIHALLQLRYVDSRLVFKKVAPNRTEPIMGEQSLRDVLWVPHVFLANERSSDILGTAEKDILTSVSPDGTVIISTRISATLYCWMNLQKFPFDEQHCSTVLESWMYNEADLNLQWEKKSPVTLAPELHLTEYVLLDMFTNETMINADLSDLRHGAFAGNYSSLSFTVHLAREMGFYLMDYFIPSIMLVAISWVTFWLQADQSAPRITLGTSTMLTFITLASAQGKTLPKVSYIKASEIWFLGCTGFIFGSLVEFAFVNTIWRRQKNVELKKKNSKYILKSTFTPVPSRKNANGNLQKSHSCTSLDAQSTITASNNSYNNYLTVHSFPSKTNSLLPIITTSHADSVDNRNGNVSIKIEDTSGSTTDLSKINEQSNINGNGWTTMTPQEIAIWIDKRSRFVFPVCFFVFNIFYWSFVYYL